A window from bacterium encodes these proteins:
- the rpsJ gene encoding 30S ribosomal protein S10, which yields MAQKIRIKLKAYDHKVLDQSAEKIVDTVRRTGARISGPVPLPTDRNVYCVIRSPHIDKESMEHFELRTHKRLIDILEPTPKTVDALMHLDLPAGVDIEIKL from the coding sequence ATGGCACAGAAGATCCGGATCAAGCTCAAGGCGTATGACCACAAAGTCCTCGATCAGTCCGCGGAAAAGATCGTGGACACGGTCAGGCGGACCGGCGCGCGCATTTCCGGCCCGGTGCCGCTGCCGACGGATCGGAACGTGTACTGTGTCATCCGCTCACCGCACATCGACAAGGAGTCCATGGAACACTTCGAGCTGCGGACGCACAAGCGTCTGATCGATATTCTCGAGCCGACCCCGAAGACGGTGGACGCGCTGATGCACCTCGATCTGCCGGCGGGTGTGGACATCGAGATCAAGCTGTAA